Proteins encoded by one window of Planctomycetia bacterium:
- the csrA gene encoding carbon storage regulator CsrA, with amino-acid sequence MLVLSRKKNESIVINDDITVTVVEIRGDKVRLGIVAPKEIPVHRQEVHDAIHGKEANGKTPLSPTGDL; translated from the coding sequence ATGCTCGTACTGTCCAGAAAAAAGAATGAAAGTATCGTCATCAACGACGACATTACAGTAACCGTGGTAGAAATACGGGGCGACAAAGTGCGCTTGGGTATTGTTGCACCGAAGGAAATTCCGGTGCATCGGCAGGAGGTTCACGATGCCATTCACGGCAAAGAAGCCAATGGCAAGACTCCTCTGTCACCGACGGGTGACCTCTAA
- a CDS encoding HEAT repeat domain-containing protein — MASKSKYAAGVLGLVLAVGGVFAYLNWNALFAWYQVRGLKSASSEQLDWHINRIEKLGMPGIEAVISLLQSENEQSCLNASTALNHLIRQLEPVSESSQQVFNVLESQLPACSDQGRRSVQKLFHSLVVDEPYLQVENACAMRALIRLTDFPVVHEEAYDTLMEVVKSRDSLPKDLVPFMQALVRKGINDSSTVVRSASVRLAVCPSVLMQEALVPMLAQNGTEKSAEVRQLVILALGEHEALLSTDELCRFLNDESAEVVNTTIRALKVRGLSDGQIQLAQKMKSRDASVRAEVPDYVLKTKGIDSMLWLERLSKDPEPAVRAAVARALSQLEDQQTARLLLQLTQDKDPTVQEISQYYLKKR, encoded by the coding sequence ATGGCTTCGAAATCGAAATATGCCGCAGGTGTTCTTGGTTTAGTTTTGGCAGTTGGTGGCGTATTTGCTTACCTGAACTGGAATGCGCTCTTTGCCTGGTATCAGGTCAGAGGACTGAAGTCTGCTTCATCAGAACAACTGGATTGGCATATCAACCGCATTGAGAAGCTCGGCATGCCGGGTATTGAAGCGGTTATCAGCCTGCTGCAATCCGAGAATGAACAATCCTGTCTGAATGCCTCCACGGCACTGAATCATCTGATCAGACAACTCGAACCAGTCAGCGAATCATCCCAACAGGTGTTCAACGTCCTTGAAAGCCAGTTGCCTGCATGTTCTGACCAGGGCAGGCGTTCCGTTCAAAAGCTGTTCCATTCGCTGGTGGTTGATGAGCCTTATCTGCAAGTAGAAAATGCGTGTGCCATGCGTGCATTGATCAGGTTGACAGATTTTCCCGTTGTTCACGAAGAGGCTTATGACACTCTGATGGAAGTGGTCAAAAGCCGAGATTCGCTTCCCAAGGATTTAGTTCCGTTCATGCAGGCCCTCGTCAGAAAAGGCATCAATGATTCATCAACAGTGGTGCGCTCCGCAAGTGTTAGGCTGGCTGTATGCCCATCAGTTTTAATGCAGGAAGCATTAGTACCTATGCTCGCTCAGAACGGCACAGAGAAATCGGCAGAAGTCAGGCAACTGGTTATTCTCGCACTGGGTGAACACGAGGCATTGCTGTCTACCGATGAGCTGTGTCGTTTTCTCAATGATGAATCAGCGGAGGTGGTAAATACCACCATCCGGGCACTCAAAGTTCGGGGATTAAGTGATGGGCAGATTCAACTGGCCCAGAAAATGAAAAGTCGGGACGCATCGGTTCGAGCCGAGGTTCCAGATTATGTATTAAAAACCAAAGGAATCGATTCAATGCTCTGGCTGGAGCGGTTATCTAAAGATCCGGAACCAGCTGTCCGTGCAGCCGTTGCCAGAGCACTGTCACAACTGGAAGACCAGCAGACTGCCAGGCTGTTACTGCAATTGACGCAAGACAAGGACCCCACGGTGCAGGAAATCAGTCAGTATTATCTGAAAAAGCGTTAA
- a CDS encoding metallophosphoesterase gives MTRLIHFSDIHLFHSDARWRARDYLSKRITGYVNSRYMPRSKGFKQASQVLRSLVDDAYARSPDMVIFSGDATTLGVDEEFQHAAEILKVGQPGTPDAIAVPGNHDYYTTHSVKSGLFEKYFAPWQQGDRLDGDIYPFARMVGDLFIVAVNSCQWNRWAWDSTGRVGVDQLVRLERLLASEQAQQRIRVLVTHYPFALADGKPERRHRRLRDLNDLLQVALKYGVQLWLHGHRHQAYVVPAQPDRPVSALCVGSGTMHDHWSYGEYVFEDSSLWVNQYTYHPETGRFQRTQQTLMSFQSPEALSSGS, from the coding sequence ATGACGCGACTCATTCATTTCAGTGATATTCATTTGTTTCACAGTGATGCCCGCTGGCGCGCTCGGGATTATCTGAGTAAACGCATCACTGGTTATGTGAACAGTCGCTACATGCCTCGCAGTAAGGGATTCAAGCAGGCTTCCCAGGTGTTGCGTTCACTGGTGGATGATGCGTATGCACGTTCGCCCGACATGGTGATCTTTTCAGGAGACGCGACGACACTAGGGGTTGATGAAGAATTTCAACATGCTGCTGAGATTCTGAAAGTAGGTCAGCCAGGCACGCCTGATGCCATAGCTGTTCCAGGCAATCACGATTATTACACGACGCACAGCGTGAAGTCAGGCTTGTTTGAAAAATACTTTGCACCCTGGCAGCAGGGCGATCGACTAGATGGCGACATCTACCCTTTTGCCCGCATGGTGGGAGACCTGTTCATCGTTGCGGTGAATTCCTGTCAATGGAACCGCTGGGCGTGGGATTCTACCGGGCGTGTGGGGGTGGATCAATTGGTTCGGCTGGAGCGATTACTCGCCAGCGAACAGGCTCAACAGCGCATCCGTGTATTGGTTACCCATTACCCCTTTGCCCTGGCGGATGGCAAGCCTGAACGCAGGCATCGCAGGTTACGTGACCTGAACGATCTGCTTCAGGTGGCTTTGAAGTATGGCGTTCAGCTTTGGCTGCATGGACACCGGCATCAGGCCTACGTGGTGCCTGCACAGCCTGACCGGCCTGTGTCAGCACTTTGCGTGGGTAGTGGCACCATGCACGATCACTGGTCGTATGGCGAGTACGTATTCGAAGATTCCAGCCTCTGGGTGAACCAGTATACCTACCATCCTGAGACTGGTCGATTTCAACGAACCCAGCAAACGCTCATGTCGTTTCAATCGCCTGAAGCACTTTCAAGTGGAAGTTGA
- a CDS encoding metal-dependent hydrolase, with the protein MVENAPYHSLKVGDLTVEGYSRAAVQSYWRIPELKLGFDLGAQPWDFMNMPQWFITHAHLDHMAALPVYIARRRMMKMEPPVIYLPAENLEDVKRLLLVWQRLDRGRMVCELHGVHAGDEIPLSREHVVTVFPTTHTVPSVGFLIWDKRNKLREEYQHLTGEEIRDIRLSGIPVTKEVRTPLVAYTGDTSPAGLDQTPDVFRAKILITEMSFILPKHRKDKIHKFGHMHLDDFLDRVHLFRNEAIVIGHFSTRYNPDQVRKYLQRKLPAELQERMKIMV; encoded by the coding sequence ATGGTTGAAAACGCACCGTACCACAGTCTGAAAGTTGGCGATTTAACTGTGGAAGGTTATTCGCGGGCGGCAGTGCAGAGTTACTGGCGAATCCCGGAACTCAAGCTCGGTTTTGATCTGGGCGCCCAGCCTTGGGATTTCATGAACATGCCTCAATGGTTCATCACCCATGCTCACCTGGATCATATGGCAGCTTTGCCTGTCTACATTGCCAGGCGGCGGATGATGAAGATGGAACCGCCTGTTATTTACCTACCTGCTGAAAACCTGGAGGATGTGAAACGACTGTTGCTGGTCTGGCAGAGATTGGATCGAGGGCGCATGGTGTGCGAACTGCATGGTGTACATGCAGGAGATGAGATTCCCCTCAGTCGGGAACATGTTGTTACCGTATTCCCCACCACGCATACTGTTCCTTCGGTAGGTTTCCTGATCTGGGATAAGCGTAACAAGTTGAGAGAAGAGTATCAGCATTTAACAGGCGAGGAGATTCGTGATATCCGATTGAGTGGCATTCCGGTCACGAAAGAAGTGCGCACGCCTCTTGTGGCTTACACGGGAGATACCAGCCCAGCGGGGCTTGATCAAACGCCGGACGTGTTCCGGGCAAAGATACTGATTACCGAAATGAGTTTTATTCTGCCCAAACATCGCAAGGACAAGATCCACAAATTCGGACATATGCACCTGGATGATTTTCTTGATCGTGTACACCTGTTCCGTAATGAAGCGATTGTCATTGGCCACTTCAGCACACGATACAATCCTGATCAGGTGCGAAAGTATCTGCAACGGAAGCTGCCAGCGGAGTTGCAGGAGCGAATGAAGATTATGGTGTGA
- a CDS encoding formylmethanofuran dehydrogenase subunit C — MGLRFEWKHGKPTTGTMDASSIRPYELRDVPLTELASRTIQAGNRSYTWSDIFDITAMEGDEWSLPGNPNYLYLAAGLTSFALRVRGDAGDYAGMKMTGGQIIVEGSVGHAVGASMQGGIIRVAGDAGMRTGGPAPGSFDGMTDGEILILGRTGEQAGYRMRRGLIAVHSCDQHPGYHMQGGTLVVLNGSLQHPGISMRRGTIISLDRHTKPDCEPHFQPDCSYNPVVLRLIFQRLLSLQFPISEKAMDGIFQQYSGDRLTTGKGELFHWSGMSSE, encoded by the coding sequence ATGGGACTGCGTTTTGAATGGAAACACGGGAAGCCAACCACAGGAACTATGGATGCCAGTAGCATTCGGCCTTATGAGTTGCGCGATGTGCCGTTGACAGAGTTGGCAAGCCGAACCATTCAGGCAGGCAATCGAAGTTACACCTGGTCAGATATTTTTGACATCACAGCAATGGAAGGCGATGAATGGTCTTTGCCTGGCAATCCAAATTACTTGTACCTTGCTGCAGGGCTGACTTCCTTTGCCCTGCGAGTTCGTGGCGATGCGGGCGACTATGCCGGCATGAAAATGACCGGTGGGCAGATCATCGTCGAAGGTTCGGTAGGCCACGCCGTTGGCGCGAGCATGCAGGGTGGCATCATTCGCGTGGCAGGCGATGCAGGTATGCGAACGGGTGGCCCGGCACCAGGCAGTTTCGATGGCATGACAGATGGTGAGATACTCATCCTGGGTCGCACCGGTGAACAGGCAGGCTACCGAATGAGACGAGGGCTAATTGCGGTGCATTCCTGCGACCAGCATCCGGGGTATCACATGCAGGGTGGCACGTTAGTAGTGTTGAATGGTAGTCTGCAACATCCTGGGATCAGCATGCGAAGAGGCACCATCATCAGTCTTGATAGACACACCAAACCTGATTGCGAGCCTCATTTTCAGCCTGATTGCAGCTATAACCCGGTGGTGTTAAGACTGATTTTTCAGCGGTTACTGTCGCTACAGTTTCCCATTTCGGAAAAGGCAATGGATGGCATCTTCCAGCAATATTCGGGTGATCGGCTAACTACAGGAAAAGGTGAACTCTTTCACTGGTCAGGCATGTCTTCCGAGTGA
- the fhcD gene encoding formylmethanofuran--tetrahydromethanopterin N-formyltransferase, producing the protein MHLRGTLIEDTYAEAFRMWAARLIVTACNEKWLRTAAQVVIGYGSSVIGCDAEAGVEQWLSPRETPDARPGVSLLFFCLSHDALMKVIPKRVGQCLMTCPTAAVFDGMAGSTDRVPLGKHLRFFGDGRQKSKWIADKRYWRIPIMDGEFVCEETCGVMKAIAGGNLQIEAADQKSCLEAAERAVQAIAEVPDVITPFPGGVVSSGSKVGSRYRGLTVSANEQFSPVLRSRVNHQLHDGVNSVLEIVIDGLTEASIRQAMKTGIEAAAGPGVIAISAGNYGGKLGKFHFPLRAIMEGKA; encoded by the coding sequence ATGCATCTTCGTGGCACCTTGATTGAAGATACCTACGCTGAAGCCTTCCGCATGTGGGCGGCCCGGCTCATCGTCACTGCATGCAACGAGAAGTGGCTTCGAACAGCTGCACAAGTAGTAATCGGCTATGGATCCTCGGTGATTGGCTGTGATGCGGAAGCTGGTGTTGAACAATGGTTGTCGCCCAGGGAAACACCTGATGCCCGGCCTGGCGTTAGCTTGTTGTTCTTCTGTTTGAGCCATGATGCGTTGATGAAGGTGATACCCAAACGAGTGGGACAGTGTCTGATGACCTGTCCGACGGCTGCGGTGTTTGATGGCATGGCTGGCAGTACCGATCGTGTTCCGCTGGGTAAACATCTACGTTTCTTTGGTGATGGCAGGCAGAAAAGCAAATGGATTGCAGACAAGCGGTATTGGCGGATACCGATCATGGACGGCGAATTTGTCTGCGAGGAAACCTGTGGAGTCATGAAGGCGATTGCCGGTGGTAATCTGCAGATCGAAGCAGCGGATCAGAAATCATGCCTGGAAGCAGCAGAGCGGGCAGTGCAGGCTATAGCTGAAGTTCCGGATGTTATCACCCCATTTCCTGGTGGGGTGGTGAGTAGTGGCAGCAAAGTCGGTTCTCGTTACCGCGGGTTGACTGTCTCAGCCAACGAGCAGTTTTCGCCTGTGCTGCGAAGCCGGGTTAATCATCAGTTGCACGATGGCGTCAACAGTGTTCTGGAGATTGTCATTGATGGGTTGACGGAAGCTTCGATCCGGCAAGCGATGAAAACAGGAATAGAGGCGGCAGCGGGGCCGGGAGTTATTGCCATTTCTGCAGGCAACTATGGAGGCAAGCTCGGTAAGTTCCACTTTCCACTTCGTGCCATCATGGAAGGGAAAGCATAA
- the lpxB gene encoding lipid-A-disaccharide synthase: MRIFISAGEPSGDLHGSNLAMALRQANPLAEIDGFGGPRLQAAGQQQLYPLAEHAVMGFVRVIVALPQFYRFLNQAIAHFEQHRPDALVLIDYPGFHWHLAKAAHQRGIPVYWFVPPQIWAWATHRVKRMRKWVDHVFCNLPFETEWYRSRGVNCTFIGHPYFDALSQQTLDESFLKQQNQAGRRIAILPGSRTHEVHDNVPMMLRAAQYVHEAIPDARFLVAGFKSKQAEWIKEQVKQYPKLNIEVHVGRTPEIIHWAEVCMAVSGSVSLELLNATLPTVTVYKTGPFWLKLAKIFKHAKYISLINLLAEKELSPEYLTAQDDSKKIADHLIGWLQSEASRNQVRDQMQQVKGKIANTGACERAVQYLLATLPTKRQAA, from the coding sequence ATGCGAATCTTCATCAGTGCTGGTGAGCCAAGTGGCGACTTGCACGGCAGCAACCTGGCAATGGCACTGCGACAGGCCAATCCGCTTGCAGAGATTGATGGATTTGGTGGCCCGCGTCTGCAGGCAGCCGGGCAACAGCAACTCTATCCGCTGGCAGAACATGCAGTCATGGGTTTCGTGAGAGTCATTGTTGCCCTGCCCCAGTTTTATCGTTTTCTCAACCAGGCCATTGCACATTTTGAACAGCATCGGCCGGATGCGCTGGTGTTAATTGATTATCCCGGATTCCACTGGCACCTGGCCAAGGCTGCTCATCAGCGGGGGATTCCGGTGTACTGGTTTGTGCCTCCGCAGATCTGGGCGTGGGCAACGCATCGGGTCAAGCGGATGCGAAAGTGGGTGGATCACGTTTTCTGCAATCTGCCTTTTGAAACGGAATGGTATCGAAGCCGCGGAGTGAATTGCACGTTCATCGGTCATCCCTATTTTGATGCGTTGAGTCAGCAAACGCTGGATGAATCGTTTCTGAAACAACAGAATCAGGCTGGCCGCAGAATTGCTATTCTGCCTGGCTCCCGCACACATGAGGTGCATGACAATGTGCCGATGATGCTGCGAGCTGCGCAGTATGTTCACGAAGCGATTCCAGATGCCCGATTTCTGGTAGCAGGATTTAAGAGTAAACAGGCAGAATGGATCAAGGAACAGGTGAAACAGTATCCAAAGCTAAACATTGAAGTTCATGTTGGCCGTACGCCGGAGATTATCCATTGGGCTGAGGTGTGCATGGCTGTATCGGGGTCGGTCAGCCTGGAACTGTTGAATGCCACGCTGCCTACGGTAACGGTTTATAAAACTGGTCCGTTCTGGTTGAAGCTGGCAAAGATTTTCAAACATGCCAAATACATCAGTCTGATCAACCTGCTCGCAGAAAAGGAATTGTCGCCGGAGTATCTGACAGCTCAGGATGATTCCAAAAAGATTGCTGATCATCTGATTGGCTGGCTGCAAAGTGAAGCATCCAGAAATCAGGTACGTGACCAGATGCAGCAGGTGAAGGGGAAAATTGCCAACACAGGTGCCTGTGAACGTGCGGTGCAGTATCTGCTGGCGACGTTGCCAACCAAAAGGCAGGCAGCCTAA
- a CDS encoding protein kinase, with protein MQLQCASCSAVLTYQDDDPPRFCSRCGSSLTAQKLPTSTGLEATGVYTPDNSTYISDRRISSPYAGIPEQVGGYRLLRKLGSGGMGTVFEAEDMANGQKVALKLIKRGSDLSDSSAQRFKQEGRLASSISHPRCVFVLAADEEHGQPYIVMELMPGRTFVDHVREKSPLPVTEAVTLILDIIDGLQEAHRLGLVHRDVKPANCFIDEQGRAKVGDFGLAKVLDQRGAGDVPTAVELTGTGAFIGTPLYAAPEQIKGHVVDQQVDVYSVGATLYFLLSGKAPFEDQQSVTAVLARIVSEDPVPLGELRKDLPPGLEAIIRQALERDRHRRFRDLESLRQALTVYLPGRARIVRFGQRIAAFTVDFVITMIIAGITALGFSIYAHASADESLRVTMDSLFEESLLGSIMITLFAHTLVFIIPESLWATTFGKWCFRLRLSSPSDGSKPRPRQVIVRNIIFLCISMLLFWVTLALGLNTDTVKVKQSAAAGKQVAFQFDIADPTLSNIVGLLILCSTMRRSNGYRGLHELLSSTSTIWLPPLPTRSELKFNRQAASVPPQAQPLPTPMTLGGFTVTHQLWASDEQTVYVGRDERLSRNVWIWMRPLEFQKLDAARRKLSRPTRWRWIASGQHEGRAWDAFLATAGFSLQNLVDQQQTLDWTATFHVLTDCAEELDQAQSDRTIPTMLSPSQLWIQSRGSTQWLDVPISRDVATTSVPSQSALLEFLGRVSRLALEGPMMLAGNLLQKPIPVGGYNLINRLLGEPPAVQSFSELRTELKELSFQPFYLTRWARFRSIVVQAMWLVPAAIFSLAITLGLAYLLVLSSDKESLMQSWNVMVKSISPWAGPAAGLIIMAIWSYAFRGKLSFGLVGLEVRRFDGAPVECWRMALRTLCLATPILLFLLISSYFEWTIRWREMIIRVNQLPVPVFVFLTFFMILRRPDRIWFDKLAGTVVVPK; from the coding sequence ATGCAGTTGCAATGTGCTTCCTGCAGCGCTGTCCTCACCTATCAGGATGATGATCCGCCACGGTTCTGCAGCCGCTGCGGCTCATCGCTGACTGCGCAGAAACTCCCGACGTCCACCGGCCTGGAAGCAACGGGTGTGTATACACCCGATAACAGCACCTATATCAGCGACCGCAGAATATCTTCACCGTATGCCGGCATCCCGGAACAGGTGGGTGGCTATCGGCTGCTGCGCAAACTCGGCAGCGGTGGCATGGGTACCGTCTTTGAAGCTGAAGACATGGCGAATGGGCAAAAAGTCGCACTCAAGTTGATCAAGCGTGGTTCTGATCTTTCCGATTCCTCGGCACAGCGGTTCAAGCAGGAAGGCAGGCTGGCCAGTTCGATCAGTCATCCCCGATGTGTGTTTGTGCTCGCTGCTGATGAAGAGCATGGCCAGCCGTACATCGTGATGGAACTAATGCCAGGCCGGACGTTCGTTGACCATGTCAGAGAGAAAAGTCCGCTGCCTGTTACCGAAGCGGTGACGTTGATCCTTGATATTATTGACGGTTTGCAGGAAGCGCATCGGCTGGGGCTGGTGCATCGCGATGTCAAGCCAGCCAACTGTTTCATCGATGAGCAAGGCCGGGCCAAGGTGGGTGATTTCGGATTGGCAAAAGTGTTGGATCAACGTGGAGCCGGCGATGTTCCCACAGCAGTCGAGCTGACGGGAACCGGTGCATTTATTGGCACGCCACTTTATGCAGCTCCGGAACAGATCAAGGGGCATGTGGTCGATCAGCAGGTGGATGTTTATTCCGTAGGTGCGACGCTTTATTTTCTGCTCTCCGGCAAAGCGCCTTTTGAAGATCAGCAGAGTGTCACAGCTGTGCTGGCTCGCATTGTCAGTGAAGACCCAGTACCGCTGGGTGAATTGAGGAAGGATTTGCCTCCGGGGCTGGAGGCGATCATCAGGCAGGCACTGGAACGGGATCGACATCGGCGATTTCGCGATCTGGAATCACTAAGGCAAGCGTTAACGGTCTATTTGCCGGGCCGGGCAAGAATAGTTCGCTTCGGTCAGCGCATTGCTGCATTTACAGTTGATTTTGTCATCACGATGATCATTGCCGGCATCACGGCATTGGGTTTCAGCATCTACGCACATGCCAGTGCTGATGAGTCGCTGCGAGTCACCATGGATTCGCTGTTCGAGGAATCGCTGCTGGGTAGTATTATGATTACCCTGTTCGCTCACACGCTGGTTTTCATCATTCCTGAATCGCTGTGGGCCACGACATTTGGTAAATGGTGTTTCCGTCTGCGTTTATCGTCGCCTTCAGATGGCAGCAAGCCCAGGCCCAGGCAGGTCATTGTTCGCAATATTATTTTTCTCTGCATCAGCATGTTGCTGTTCTGGGTTACGTTGGCCTTGGGGCTGAATACCGACACGGTGAAGGTCAAGCAATCTGCGGCGGCAGGTAAACAGGTTGCCTTCCAGTTTGACATCGCAGATCCAACACTCAGCAACATCGTCGGGTTGCTGATACTCTGCTCGACGATGCGGCGAAGCAATGGCTATCGTGGCCTTCACGAACTGCTTAGCAGTACTTCGACGATCTGGCTTCCTCCACTTCCCACCCGTTCGGAACTGAAGTTCAATCGGCAGGCAGCGAGCGTTCCACCGCAGGCACAGCCTTTGCCAACGCCCATGACACTGGGTGGCTTCACGGTAACCCATCAGCTTTGGGCCAGCGATGAACAAACAGTTTACGTTGGTCGCGATGAACGATTGTCCCGCAATGTGTGGATATGGATGCGACCGCTGGAATTTCAGAAGCTGGATGCAGCCCGGCGGAAGCTGAGCCGGCCTACGCGCTGGCGGTGGATCGCCAGCGGGCAGCATGAAGGACGAGCCTGGGATGCCTTTCTGGCTACTGCAGGGTTCTCACTGCAGAACCTGGTGGATCAACAGCAGACGCTCGACTGGACTGCGACATTCCATGTTCTGACTGATTGTGCTGAGGAACTCGACCAGGCACAATCGGACAGGACAATACCGACGATGTTAAGCCCATCGCAATTATGGATTCAGTCGCGGGGCAGCACACAGTGGCTGGATGTGCCAATCAGCAGGGATGTTGCAACGACCTCGGTGCCTTCGCAGTCGGCGCTGCTGGAGTTTCTCGGTCGCGTGAGCCGCCTGGCGCTGGAAGGCCCTATGATGCTGGCGGGTAATCTATTGCAGAAACCCATTCCGGTGGGTGGTTACAACCTGATCAACCGGCTATTGGGAGAGCCGCCTGCGGTACAATCTTTCAGCGAGTTGCGGACCGAGCTGAAGGAGCTATCCTTCCAGCCTTTCTATTTAACCCGCTGGGCACGGTTCCGATCAATCGTGGTTCAGGCGATGTGGCTGGTGCCTGCCGCCATCTTTTCCCTGGCAATTACCCTGGGGTTAGCCTATCTGCTGGTCTTGTCAAGCGATAAGGAATCACTGATGCAGAGTTGGAATGTCATGGTCAAATCGATCTCTCCGTGGGCCGGGCCTGCTGCGGGATTGATTATCATGGCCATCTGGTCGTATGCATTTCGAGGCAAATTGAGCTTTGGCCTGGTGGGGCTGGAAGTTCGTCGGTTTGATGGAGCGCCGGTGGAATGCTGGCGGATGGCGTTGCGAACTCTTTGCCTGGCAACCCCCATTTTACTCTTTCTGCTGATCTCCTCTTACTTTGAATGGACCATCAGGTGGAGGGAGATGATCATCCGGGTGAATCAGTTGCCGGTTCCTGTGTTTGTGTTCCTGACATTTTTTATGATTCTCCGTCGTCCTGACCGCATCTGGTTCGATAAGTTGGCCGGTACGGTAGTGGTGCCCAAGTAA
- the fhcD gene encoding formylmethanofuran--tetrahydromethanopterin N-formyltransferase has product MSYLAPVDDTYAEAFKSIYAEILITARDRYWVERAVEACTGNASSTIMCDCEAGKSHDVSPAETPDGRPGAVVQFHVPRFWKDRAERLEKSLILRVGQNVLTCPTTACFSTMRDEAQFFKLGRKLSFFGDGHQFRDERFGRKGWVIPILGGEFFLDRRFGYRDGLMGGNLWYFGTTVDAAVDAAMKGVEAAKRPGVIMPFPGGLAGSGSKAGSKYKFIVGSTFAEYCPTLRSKLGDQSRLPAGVASVQEIILNGSDLGTIAAAMQAAIAASRATEGLERISAGNYHGKLGKSFIYLHAEKQPPVVT; this is encoded by the coding sequence ATGAGCTACCTGGCCCCTGTCGATGACACCTATGCGGAAGCATTTAAGAGCATTTATGCTGAGATACTGATAACGGCTCGCGACCGTTACTGGGTGGAACGTGCGGTGGAAGCCTGCACGGGCAATGCCAGCAGCACCATCATGTGTGATTGCGAAGCGGGCAAATCGCATGATGTTTCACCAGCAGAAACACCCGATGGCCGGCCTGGCGCGGTGGTTCAGTTTCATGTGCCCCGTTTCTGGAAAGATCGTGCGGAGCGGCTGGAGAAATCGCTCATTCTTCGTGTTGGCCAGAACGTGCTGACCTGCCCAACCACGGCATGCTTCAGCACCATGCGTGATGAAGCACAGTTCTTCAAGCTGGGACGCAAGCTCTCGTTCTTTGGTGATGGCCATCAGTTCCGCGATGAACGGTTTGGTCGCAAAGGCTGGGTGATTCCAATTCTGGGTGGAGAGTTCTTTCTCGATCGACGTTTCGGGTATCGCGATGGTTTGATGGGAGGCAACCTCTGGTATTTTGGTACCACGGTTGATGCAGCAGTGGATGCAGCAATGAAAGGTGTGGAAGCTGCAAAGCGGCCTGGAGTTATCATGCCATTCCCTGGTGGCTTGGCGGGCAGTGGCTCCAAGGCGGGAAGCAAATACAAGTTCATCGTGGGGAGCACGTTTGCAGAATACTGCCCTACCCTTCGCAGTAAACTGGGTGATCAATCACGCTTGCCTGCAGGTGTGGCTTCGGTCCAGGAAATCATTTTGAATGGCAGCGATCTGGGAACCATTGCTGCAGCCATGCAGGCGGCGATTGCAGCATCACGGGCTACCGAGGGATTGGAAAGAATCTCGGCAGGAAATTACCACGGCAAACTCGGCAAGAGTTTCATTTACCTGCATGCAGAAAAACAGCCACCTGTTGTAACCTGA
- a CDS encoding ribose-phosphate pyrophosphokinase: MLNYEIKIFTGRSNPILAHEIASYLGLTLGKHTPGNFPDGEISYRIDEDVRGRDVFLVQPTCHPVNENLMEMLIMIDAFRRASAARIAVVLPYYGYARQDRKDQGRVPITAKLVADLITKAGASRVLTMDLHAPQIQGFFDIPVDHLMAAPIFVRYLREQRYKPEDIVFVSPDEGRVKTSVFYQKRLGGDLAIVDKRRTSATDTKQANLIGASLKDKVCFLFDDMISTGGSIVGAVNIAKNAGAREVHIFATHAVLCGQAVEKLREAPINSIVVTNTIPVPPQKQLPSMKILSVGPLLGEAIRRLHSNESVSRLFDPL; the protein is encoded by the coding sequence ATGCTGAACTACGAGATCAAGATTTTTACAGGACGGTCCAACCCCATCCTGGCCCATGAAATTGCCTCTTATCTGGGGCTGACCCTGGGCAAACACACGCCCGGGAATTTTCCCGATGGTGAAATCTCCTACCGCATTGATGAAGATGTTCGTGGCCGCGATGTTTTCCTGGTTCAGCCTACCTGCCATCCGGTCAATGAAAACCTGATGGAAATGCTGATCATGATTGATGCATTCCGCCGGGCCTCAGCCGCCCGCATTGCCGTCGTGCTGCCCTACTATGGCTACGCCAGGCAGGACCGCAAGGATCAGGGCCGTGTTCCTATCACTGCCAAGCTCGTTGCAGACCTGATTACCAAGGCCGGTGCCAGTCGTGTACTCACCATGGACCTGCATGCACCGCAGATTCAGGGTTTCTTCGATATTCCGGTCGACCATCTGATGGCTGCACCCATCTTTGTCCGCTACCTGCGGGAGCAACGCTACAAACCCGAAGACATCGTCTTCGTCAGCCCTGATGAAGGCCGCGTCAAAACCTCTGTCTTTTATCAGAAACGCCTGGGTGGTGATTTAGCCATCGTCGACAAACGTCGTACCAGTGCAACTGACACCAAGCAGGCCAATCTGATTGGAGCCAGTCTGAAAGATAAAGTCTGCTTCCTTTTCGACGACATGATTTCAACGGGAGGCAGCATCGTTGGTGCAGTGAACATTGCCAAGAATGCCGGTGCACGGGAAGTGCATATCTTTGCCACGCACGCAGTGCTATGTGGACAAGCTGTCGAGAAACTGCGTGAAGCTCCCATCAACAGTATCGTGGTAACAAATACTATCCCGGTTCCACCTCAGAAACAGTTGCCCAGCATGAAGATCTTGTCTGTCGGCCCGCTACTGGGCGAAGCTATCCGCCGCCTGCACAGCAACGAATCCGTCAGCAGACTCTTCGATCCGCTGTAA